In Echinicola jeungdonensis, the genomic stretch TCTTTCCGGCGGTAGTTTTGTCAAGCAGCTTTGTTGATGGGCGGGGATTCCTGTTGGTTCTTCGTTTGGCAACTGCTACGGCGTTGGCTGCCATAATGCCGAACAGCACGGCCAGCTTTTCCCTTTTATCTCCTTTACTCGTATTTTAACCAGTCCATAGTGGTTTTTATGGTTGCCGAAAGCCCCTTCCATTGCCGTTGCCCTTTGTTTGGAGACTTCAGCACTCAGAATCTTTTCGGCTTTGTTGTGCGGTTTGGGGCCTTTTTTGGGGAAGCGGTGAATATGTCTTTGGAGGTACAATACTTTCTGTTGGCATTGGTGGCATAAATCCGGTCGGCACCCAGCTGGGAAGTCTGTCCGAAAATCCGGGTATGTTTTACCGTGGATATTTTCAAACGGGTACATTCATTGAAGTTGTTGAAGTCCAGTTTATCGATAAATGATAGCCCGCCTGTCTGAAGGATATGGCTTTCATACCGAACTCCACAGGTTTGTTTTCCTTCCCCGGACGATCGGCCGGAGATAAGGTTTATGGAGGGAAACGATGCGGTCCTTAAGTTCGGAGGGAGGATTTTCCAACAAAAACTGCTGCTGGACCAAGACTTTTTTGATGGTCTTCAGACAGGCAAAGTCATTTGGTTTAAGCCCCGCCCCTTGATAAAAGTCTAGGATCTCTTGTAACTGGCCAAGTCCTTTTCCAACAGGAAGACCAGGGATTTTTTCCTTTTGAGGGTTTCCTTAAAGGATTTGCGTCTTTTACGGAAGTAGCCAAGCTGTTTGGCCTTCTGCTCCCTGTATTTGACCGGGGCCTTTTTATGCCCAATTGTTTACATTTTTGAACAGTTGCTTTTCAAACACCCACTGGCAGCATTCCCAGAGTAGTTTGGGGTCGGTGGGAAACGGACATAACTTTCATAACAGGTGGCATCCATTAATAAGACGTGGCTGTTGTCCACATCCTGTTTCCAGTGATCCATTAGTACCTCTTGGATCTGTTCCCAGTGGCAATGTTCCTCGATGTAGGCCCTGATCCGTGTCATAATGGTAAGGTCCCGGATCTGTGGTCTGCTGCCAATACTTTCCCGCAGAAATACTGAAGGCTCCAGTCGGTATTGAAACGCTCTATCAATTGGCGGTCTGAGGTATTCAGGTAGGCTTTCAAAAACATCAGGGCAAACATGCCCTTGGCACCGAACCACCTTGGGGCACCAGGCCCCTGCAGCTTTTCAGGAACAAGGCTCGAAAGCTTTTCCCATGGCAGGCTGTCATGGATCTGGCCAAGCAAGGAATTCTTGAAAAAGTGATACTTTGGAGAGTATCCGTCAAAGTCTTTGAAAATAGGGAGCTGTATGGTATCTTTCATAGTATTTTTGTCTGCAAACAAAAAATACGAAAAAGAAAACCCCGGAAAAAGCCCTTTTGGACGATTTTCGGGGTTTTTGAGTTATTTTTTCGCAACCCTGTTTATAAGAGTCAGTGATTTAGCTAATTAACAAGAAGCCCTATAGAAAAGGTGGTTTGTGCGGACACAAACCACCTTTTTTTACTTATTCCAAAGTCAAAATACAGCCGGAATATTTTCATTTCCATTGAATATTTCACCTTGGAATATGCAGCCTTCCTTCCTGTAAATAAGATATTCGATTCCATTTTGGTCACCGTAATCTATAAGAAAAGAGTATTATGGAATACCTAATCCATGGATTCAGGATTGTATTCCAAATCGTAATCGATCATGGTGGAATCCTCCTCAAGCATGGATGGAACCTCATCCCTTCCAATAACTTCTCTGCGTTCCAGCTCAATTATTACGTCCATTTGCTGGGAAAGGAGGCATCCTCCTCTCGAAGCTGTTAAATTCTTCAAGGAGTTCTTCATCACTAAAAGATTCATACCTTTTGATTCTTTCTCCTTGATTTTTTGTTTTTTCTCTGCCATCAAAGCTTCTTCTCTTTTTCTAATCGGCTTTCACCGGATTTAATGAATTTGGTACCTTTTTCAGAGCCATAAAAAGGCGCATCTTCCACCAGGATTTCCTCCTGTGTCCCATCAATATGAACCACGGTAAGGGTGTCAAATTTTTCCATGGAATATTCATCCCGGATTCTTTGTCCAGACTTTTTCCTCTTGATATTCAAACTGATCCTCATTTGATGACGAGCATGCCACCAAAATGATAAGAGATATAATTATTAATATGTTCCTAGTATTCATAATCATAAGGTTTGGTTACTGATTTAATTAAAATGGATTCAGTATATTTTCTTATCTGTTTGTCGATCCACATTTGGAATACCTCCTTAGCTCCATTTTGTTTAAAATGGATCATGGGTATTTTCCTGTTTTCAGGGGCAATCGGGAGTCCTGATAAATAAAATCATCATCAAACCCAGCATTGGCGGCATCCTTTCTGGTATTGGCAAAAAATACGCGCTTAGGTCTTGCCCAATAAATGGCTCCCAGGCACATAGGGCAAGGTTCACAGGAGGAATAAACCTCACAGTCTTCAAGCTGAAAATGTCCAAGTGATTTGCAGGCATCCCGGATGCCATGATCTCCGCATGAGCAGTTGGGTCATTGGTACTTAGGACACTATTGTTTCCTTTTCAATGACGACCCCCTCTTTTACAACAATACAGCCAAA encodes the following:
- a CDS encoding transposase; its protein translation is MKDTIQLPIFKDFDGYSPKYHFFKNSLLGQIHDSLPWEKLSSLVPEKLQGPGAPRWFGAKGMFALMFLKAYLNTSDRQLIERFNTDWSLQYFCGKVLAADHRSGTLPL
- a CDS encoding nucleoside deaminase, whose product is MRDACKSLGHFQLEDCEVYSSCEPCPMCLGAIYWARPKRVFFANTRKDAANAGFDDDFIYQDSRLPLKTGKYP